In the Phycisphaerales bacterium genome, TGGGTGATCTGAGGAGTGGAAAATCTTATCGGTTCGCCGTCACGGCGGATCAGTAATTGGCCTGAATACCCATGACTTGCCATGTTCTGGCCAATTCCACCGAATAAGGCAAGCCTAACAGCCGAATGAGGAGAATGAGGCATCGATCCAGCGTAACGTAACGCCACCCAGGGTGCCACCAGTTTGAGCCAGGCGAATCCTGGCTGGGAGAAGTCATGAAGGCATCAGAAACCACCAATAGAAACCATAGCCATGGTGTTGTAGATCAGAGGGTTGGACTTGATAGACGTCATCTCAATCCGACAGATACCACAAATCTTGAACGCCGCCGTGGGCCAGGTCGGCGCAGGACAGACTTTGTGCGATCTGCGGAAGAGGGTGAGATGAATCAGGAGCAATTCATGTTCTTGATGGCTATCGATACCTTCAAGAGGGTCAATGGTAAAACGTTTCCAACCTGGACCGATGTCTTAGAGATCGTGCGAAAATTAGGCTACCGCAAGACCATGGGTAGTGAATTACAGCTTGGCGATCGTGTTGAGGACTGGTTTGAGAAAAGTGATGCGGAAAGCGGTGTATTCCGCGCCTCTGATGAGGAAGACGAGCAGTCACTTGCAGCCTAGTTCATGCCAGCAAGTGGGTTGGATAAGCACCCACTCCTGGGGTTCTGCCACAGCCTAGTTGCCTCCGTCAAAGCGCTGCTTTGTTCTTTACTGGAGAGAACGGCGGCCGTTGCCGATATTTCTTGGTTGCTCAGTGCCATCGGACGGCACCGAGCGGTCGAAGATCCGTTGCATGTTCATGGAAGGACGCGCAATGCCTGTAGAAATCCAGGTGGGGTTCCCGCACGCGCTGGCGGGGCCAAAATCATCAAGCAGTACTCAGTGGCTGGAGGAGACATGGCGGCATTTAAAGGCCAGCCATTCTGCGAAAGCTAGAGAGACGCTGGTCACACATTACATGTCGAGTTTTGTGCCGGGTTTGGCTCGAAATTTACAGTCCCGCCTGCCATATCAGATTGAAGTTGATGATCTCATACAGCAGGGCTATTTGGGCCTTGTCGAGTCAATATCACGTTTCGATCTTGATCGTGGTATTCGCTTTGAGACCTTTTCAGCTCGACGTATCACCGGCTCCATGCAGGATTATCTTCGTGCCTTGGACCCTGTTCCACGCTTGACACGAACACGAGCAAAACGCGTAAGAGGTGCCGAGGACCGCTTTCTCACCGAACATGGTCGCCGGCCAGATGATGCAGAGCTGCGCCATGAAATGGAACTTGATGCAAAGGATTTCCGTCAGCATCTCAATGATGCGAG is a window encoding:
- a CDS encoding sigma factor, whose product is MPVEIQVGFPHALAGPKSSSSTQWLEETWRHLKASHSAKARETLVTHYMSSFVPGLARNLQSRLPYQIEVDDLIQQGYLGLVESISRFDLDRGIRFETFSARRITGSMQDYLRALDPVPRLTRTRAKRVRGAEDRFLTEHGRRPDDAELRHEMELDAKDFRQHLNDARPAAVISLHSLESNSDHDPLSNFSESHHRFGGGASTRSSDSSCSTPLGRAARQDLRQWIVRRLSKSDQLIIVLYYYEQMTMRDVGQAIGCSESRISQRLDSILCRLRSELLGTSAEFEFLFDS